The following proteins come from a genomic window of Meles meles chromosome 1, mMelMel3.1 paternal haplotype, whole genome shotgun sequence:
- the C1H1orf174 gene encoding UPF0688 protein C1orf174 homolog, with protein sequence MRSRKLAGAVRSSARLRARRCSARLASAREAGPATSARTLCQASAHKAADRRISKKFKDDKGRLVKSGLQKLAPKGESLGLPKIPPRSLCNDEPLGFAEDQGLPPGKGAGAPAQLEAARPPLRARTAVGDAGPAETEDSLCLPVPGVLPGEEPLGSRATQGGSAEQAPRPPLQTDDSIFLDEDSNQPMPVGRFFGNVELMQDLPPASSSCPSMSRREFRKMHFRAKDDEDDDDGAEM encoded by the exons ATGAGGAGCCGGAAG CTCGCAGGTGCCGTGCGGTCCTCAGCGCGCCTCCGAGCCCGCCGCTGCTCAGCCAGGTTGGCCTCTGCCCGGGAAGCCGGCCCCGCCACGTCTGCCAGGACGCTATGCCAG GCCTCGGCACACAAAGCTGCCGACAGGCGAATTTCCAAGAAGTTCAAGGATGACAAAGGTCGTCTCGTGAAATCAGGACTACAGAAACTCGCCCCGAAGGGAGAAAGCCTTGGGCTGCCCAAGATCCCCCCCAGGAGCCTTTGTAACGATGAGCCTCTGGGGTTCGCTGAAGACCAGGGGCTGCCTCCAGGAAAGGGAGCTGGGGCTCCTGCCCAGCTGGAGGCCGCACGGCCCCCCCTCAGGGCCCGCACAGCCGTGGGCGACGCCGGCCCCGCAGAGACTGAAGACAGCCTGTGCCTGCCTGTGCCTGGGGTCCTTCCAGGAGAGGAGCCTCTCGGCAGCCGGGCCACACAGGGCGGGTCAGCGGAGCAGGCGCCGAGGCCCCCGCTGCAGACGGACGACAGCATCTTTCTGGACGAGGACAGCAACCAGCCCATGCCGGTGGGCCGGTTCTTCGGAAACGTGGAGCTCATGCAG GACCTTCCGCCGGCGTCTTCGTCGTGTCCTTCGATGAGCAGACGGGAATTCAGGAAAATGCATTTCAGAGCCAAAGATGATGAAGACGACGACGACGGTGCCGAAATGTAG